TCTTTGAGACCTCGCCAAGCAAAAGGTAACCTCATGGGCGAAGACTACATGAACaacaaatatttcgaaattccTGCAGGTACTACTAGTCTAGTCCATTTCAGTTCACAGTGAAAAGTCGTATAATTATATCTTTATATCGATTATAAGAGtattatagtttttttttaagatttaggTGACATCCAGTAGTAGATATATAGTATATGCTAGtacttttatttatatttcaaattttttttatatgtgtttctttttgcaGACCCtcgaagaggaaaaagaaacccaTCACGTTGGTTTGAACCCATTGAAAAGAGCAACTTTGAACAAGAGTTACCAGCTGAGTGGGAAGGTATGTATACTGTTGTGGATAAcataaaaatgataataaaaacataaaaactatatCTTTCATGAatgcaaacaaaatttcagcTTGGCTTagaggaagaaggaaagaGATTCCAAGCACTGAAGAAGTCTTGAAGAATTTGGGAATCATGCAGATGAAGAAaactaatgccaaaaaagTAGCTATAGAAAACCCATTTGTCCATGAAGAAAGTCAAGTTAATCCAAATGAACACAAGTTTCCTGTCATCTCCGAGTATGAACTACCAGATCAGgtaataaagaagaaatagtttgTTATGCATACCTTTCTTTGCAACATGAAAGTGATgaataaaatgtaaattaatAAAGTTAAAATACATTAGGCATTGAAAAAGTTGCCTTCAATAATAAAACACAGAAATCTGTAATAAACATTTTGTAAGCACTTTTATTGTaagtaaatacaaaaattttcaaaatacacacaaaaaaaaagaaaaatagatcaGTATGCTTTCAATCTCCtttagtttttcttgttttggagATATTGGTGT
The sequence above is drawn from the Daphnia pulicaria isolate SC F1-1A chromosome 1, SC_F0-13Bv2, whole genome shotgun sequence genome and encodes:
- the LOC124325909 gene encoding NADH dehydrogenase [ubiquinone] 1 alpha subcomplex assembly factor 2-like, producing the protein MSRSIWSKVFTNFVNSLRPRQAKGNLMGEDYMNNKYFEIPADPRRGKRNPSRWFEPIEKSNFEQELPAEWEAWLRGRRKEIPSTEEVLKNLGIMQMKKTNAKKVAIENPFVHEESQVNPNEHKFPVISEYELPDQVIKKK